From Ictalurus punctatus breed USDA103 chromosome 26, Coco_2.0, whole genome shotgun sequence:
ataagagcgtctgccaaatgccgtaaaagTAAATAAGAACGCGATTGGagacaaacacattattaaagaatatttacattattattcaCGTTCAGAACGAAGAACTTACTATACACGATGAACACTATCTGACCTGTGGTAATGTAACATCCTAACACAACACATGTCTGTCTCCTGACGAGACGTGCAGACATTCCtgagggtatgcaaactttcgCACTCAACTGTATTAGTATCACAGATCtagactgaagaaaaaaaaaaaaaataaacccaagATAAcgagaaaagaaaacaggaagtgtgaCAGAACGTGTCATTAAAGGGAAACCCCCgtggttttttcttttttctttttaaacctaATCTCTTCTTATATTACATCTGTAGTGTTTCTAAACAACACGACACTGGGAGAAGAACGGAAAACAGTCTCGACTCTGTGCGAGCAAAAGTGTCAAAGTTCTTGTTCGTAGTCATCACAAACACTACAGatgtacagttgtgcccaaaagtttgtatACCCCTTGCGGAATCTGTTCAATCTtgatactgttaacaaaataagacggatgataaaaatcccatgttgttgtttatttagttccgtcctgaataaactattacacataacagatgtttacatataatccTCAAgacaatagctgaatttataaaaattaccccgttcaaaagtttacacacccttgattattaatcctgcgtgtcgttacctggatgatcagagactgtgtttatgttttgtgagagttgtttacttttccagcatattctgcgTATTTtactcctttccaacagcgactatatgatgttcagatccatctgtTCACACTggggacgactgagggactcgtacacgactattacaaaaggtgcaaacattcactgatgctcaagaaggcaacacggtacattaagagccaggggggtgtaaacttttgaacaggatgatgggtgtaaattgttagtattttgtcttctgggagacgtGAGATGttatttagcgtctgaagggcagtactacatgaaaaaaaaaaaaaaaagatctttaaacaaaataatttacactgatcatcctgttcaaaaatttacacccccctggctcttaatgtaccAGGACTAAATAacaaaacatgggatttttatcatccgtcttattttgttaacagatAATGCAATGGGGTatacaaacttttgggcacgACTGTTAATAGAAGTAAACTTGTGCTAAAAGTActgaacgtaacttttcaagaaacgaacaCAGTGAACTCGGAGGCAAAACTTGAAcgtggtcttcaaataaacaataagcTTCCTTTCCCTAATCATGCTTTATGAATGCTCTGCTGAGGGAGTCTTCGTTTACATCCTGGCACTACTCTcccgtgtgggcggggcttaataGTGATTTACTCTCATGGGCTAgagagatttggatcgacagctggagggtccagctgaggaggaggattATGACTATAACGACGATGACGCTGCTGCGTGTcgctcctgagagctcatctaaaaaaaaaatagtcatgagactacccaaacctccaaaaaaattaagaaagtcATTTCCACTGCAAAGTAAAAAacagagaaccgcatccagGACGCTCTCCCAAAAtttgtatgaatgggtgtgtgagtgtgccctgtgatggattggcacccagtccagggtgtcccccgccttgtcccccatgctccctgggataggctccaggttccccgcgactctgtaggataagcggtgtagaagatggatggatggatgttagatTTTTGCCACCGAGTTGCAGTTTCAGAGCGTTTTTCAATACTTCAGCACAAATTGAATTTCATACAGATGCAGTAAGTAGACACTGggtttcaaaaataaataaatatttttaaaaaacaacaaaaaaaacactggtgtATTGCTTTAATGTGAGATTGTCTTAGAGCACGATCAGCTCGCCAGTGCAGCGCTCGCAGCAGTTAAAGGTGATGTTCTCATAGCGAGTGTACGGGTGGAAACGTCCGATGCTTTTCTTATTGGGAAGGAAAGGAGAAGCGCTGGAGTCGCTAGTTCCCGAGTCGTCCGCGGTGTCCGGGCAGGATATGGGATCCAGAATCCTCAGTACCTAATTTGGGAAATATGGATTACGGATATAAGACGGCAATCCacattcagttaaaaaaaatgcataagaAGAATGACATACAGACAACAACATACCTTTTCAGCCATCTTCTCAGCCGGTGTGTTGCAGAGTTCTGAAGCCGAACCGCTCTTCACGCTCGCGCCGCTCTTGCTTATGTTTCCCAGCAGGTGCGAGTTGATGGCGTCGGCCAGCTTGTGATTGGCCGCAGCCAGTTCTCCGGTGCTGAGCGGCTGTGCGCTGGGGTAGTAGGTTTGCTGTCTACCCCACTGTAACGAGACTAGAAGCTGCTCCAGAGATCTGCCAGGCACAAAAATGTGCAGAGATTCAGAAAAGAGATCATCACAGAGAACGCCGATAacgactacgtttacacggacaacgataatccgatatgaacccgattaagacgatactctgattaagaaactagcatgtaaacagagattattgatgaccttaatccgattaaagtcacactcagattaaacacagatggaatgaagacgtgtggagtattcctgttttagtcgcgttatcgacgtgcgttacagacacgtacacaccttaatcacactattaacctcgtgtgagagttttcaccgcattttgctgacaggacgcgtacacacacggcagcgctcgaccgtttaacagcaaacaagagagaacggccgcgtcccaaaccacgtacttacctgctatatagtaggtgagatACATGTTTCTCAGTAGGTAAgaacgtggtttgggacgcagcccacgtcttcaagcagtcgtctgtttacacgtacagcacgacaaataattaaccgcacttgaagcgttcgtgaaattaaaatgaaacacccgaaactgtatacggttccataacgaagaccaactgtatgttttgtgtgtcGTTTTGTATGTCGTGTACGCAGTACAGTGAAAACCACGCCTTGTGCCTCTGCACTTCCCCTCAGGATGAATAAAGTGAATGAATCTAGCTATTTCGCTACGATTTCTGATCAGTGTGCTGAAGAATATATTGTTGTATGTTTACTCTTATGCTGTATGAAGTGTGGTTGCCCCGTACCGGATTGTGTTGTAGACCTGTATACAGATTTAACCACACGGCTGGTCTGGTTAGGTTTGTCCACATCTAGGtcttacctgtgtgtgtgcatcatgTCTCGGGAGAactcctctctctcacgcaGCAGGTCCTGAATGGCAGTTTGGGCCTCTCTGGTCTGTCGCTGGAGAGCAGCTCGGGCATTAGTCAACTCCTCAGCCATCACTCTAGGTTCAGACAGGGGCAACAGAATGTTAGGAACGTTGCTTGTAAACTTATGTTGCGAATACAGGTTGAAATATCAGTGTTCAGTAAGATTAACACAAAggactctgcaagttgcatcgcaaattttttttcaaaggcCACCGAAGaatcgagcgtttttggccACAACCATCACAAAGAGGCTCCGTGagatcctgtacggactgaacactgaacactgaacagctCACAAAGCGGCTGGACAGAAATCTGGATCTACAGATCAGGGAGAGGTTCAGCCAGTGTTTCTCGTCAATATATCTGGTCccatttcattcattaatcctGATTCATTCTGAGGAAAATAAACAGGCGTGGTTTGAAATTTTTTGATGGtcaggaagaaagagagagagggagggagggagggtgggagagaaaaagagagagcgagagaaagagaaagagcacgtgccagagagaaaaagagagagtgagagagagagagaaagggagagagagtgaaaaagagcgagagagagagagagagagaaagagagtgagagagaaagagcgaaagagagaaaaagagcgagagagaaaaagagagagtgagagaaaaagagagagtgagagaaaaagagagtgagagaaaaagagagagtgagagagagaaaaagagagtgagagagagaaagagtgtgagagagaaaaagagagagcgagagagaaagagagtgagagagagagaaagagagtgagagagaaaaagagagagagagaaaaagagtgagaaagaaaaagagagagagagagaaaaagagagtgagagagagagaaagagagtgagagagaaagagagattgagagagagagaaaaagagagtgagagagagaaagagagggagagagagcgagaaagtgagagagagagaagaagagagagagagaaagcgcgatagcgagtgagagagaaagtgagagggagagagagctagagaaagagggaggagagagagagagagagagagagagagagagagagagggagagagagcgagaaagtgagagagagagaagaagagagagagagaaagcgcgaTAGCGAGGGGGAGAGAGctagagaaagagggaggagagagagagagagagagagggagggttGGAGgggagagtagagagagagagggagagagcgagtgCACTGCTGCAGAAGCCAGACGCGACTGCTTCGCTTTCACACGCCTCATGAATTCACGCCGTCACGCACAGTTCAGTGTTTTCTGCTTTGCGGTACTCATTCGCACGGTGTGTGTATTCTGTACTCGCACCGCTTACAGCCTGCGAATGCAGCAAGATTGAACTGATAACTCTGATTCCACCTTAGAGCTTTCACCGGGTTTGGATTTTAATCAGAGCCAGTGAGCACACGTTCCCCCTCTCAGTGCCGATTTATAAACCCGTAAAGTTCGTTTAGATCAAGATCAATGAGCTCTTGTTGCAAATGCTAAGTGGCGACACTTTAAACGCTCTTTTTCCGGTTTTTACAGAAACATGCGCCTATATTTAGAATTTCCCCTTCATTGCGTCACGGTTGTGAGACTCGTACGATTTCAGTTCGCCCCCCGCTCCACCGCGGCTCTGGGATTATCTTGCTGATTGATCTTATTCTAAATACAGCCTGAGGCAGTGCTTACCACAGGCCGACCGATTTATCGGAAAAACGGcatgagagcggcctctagtggcgaaataaaaaccatccgCTGACTAactttgttgtgttatttgaagtgttttttgattcattttgcaTGTCTcttatgtttatttgttatttagagCGTTACATTTTTGGTTCCGTCTGGATGTAGGTACAATCCACTATCGGTCTTCCTCTAATGCGTACTGATATGAGACAAACCTTTGATTATCCTGGACAAGAGGATTTTGTTTGGAGCTCAGGATACGCAGCCAGCAAGTACTCGGGCCTATGTGTGTACCTTGCAAGAGCCTCCTGTGTGATTTGGTTATCTGGCCGTGTCAGTGTCTGCGATATCACTCTAGAATAAAATGACCCTTCTCTAGGAGCAGGTCTGCCCAGAGTGTTAGTATGTGTTAACACACATACCTTTGAGAACTGTGCTTTGGTCTGGATGATGTTCCATGGTCGTACAGACGCGAGATTTTGTCCCGCTgtataaagtatatataaaatgtggaTGCCTTTCTATCGGAGTGCTAGTTATGAATACTCATTGTTATTCGTCCCCTTATCAGCTCTCCACAAACCAGCTTTCCTATGACATCAAATTCATGGTCTAGACTACATCGGCGTGGAAATACTGACCGGCTGGCGAGGAATTTGCTCCTCCACACGTCACACTGAATGCTCATGCGCTCCAGCTGCTCGGCCGTATGCGCCAGGTTGCGGCCCAGAACCTCGTTCTCCAGAATGAGCTGGTTCTTCTCCCGCGACATTCGCTCGAAGTGATACTGCAAGTCGTCGCCTACTGAGGCCACAAGGAGTTTCTTCAGCTCCCTGTTTACCTGCACAGGAAACGAAGGTGAGAAAGGCGCTGGGTCATTTGGTTTCTAAGGAAAAACGGGTTTGGTGCAGGtttaaaataacacaataataaatcCACTTTCTAAATGGGTTGAACGGAAGTGATTAAAATACGTCTCTGAATAAAAGCAACGGGGTGGCGGGGGGTGGCGGGGTCGCACCTCGGTCTGAACACGCAGCTGGTTTGAAAGCCCCTCTTTGTCCTGCAGCAGCCTGCGCTCAGAGTTCTGCAGCTTCTCCACAACGCTCTTAAAGTCCTGTGGCTCTGAGGAAGGCGACGGGGGACGATCCTCACCGTGGTGGGGAGACCCTGATCCTCTTTCGTCCGTCTTGCTGTCAGCGTGGGCACCGGCTCGGGCGCTACGGACGATGGCGGCACGTGGTACGATGATACGCACGGCCTCCACCTCGGTGCAAGAGTCCCTGCTCACTTTTCCCAGGTGAAGGACACCAGGGGACACCAGCGCTGTCCTGGGACACTGTCGAGGTAGAGATATCTTTAGAGGCAGAGTCTCCACGGACATCTCCAGGCTCGGCGCAGGTTTGGCCGTCTCCATGCCATCACCAGGGCCACGGATGAACACGACAGAGGGGTCTGAGAGAGGGGCAAAATCATGGAGCTGAGAAATCTGATTTTCAACATCTGATTTATGTAAATAACATGCACATATCACTTACCTTTCATGATGTCAGCAGACATGGTTGGAGAAGATCCTTAAAGCAGCAGCAGGGTGAAATGTATGGTGAAGAACTGAGAATCTCAAAATATCACAGTATAGAGGAATTATTATTCACGTATGCCTAAACACAGAGGTAGTTCTGTAAACACCCAATACTCACTACTTGACTTTTTAGGTGCAGATCTAATTATTGGATCATTGATgcccaatt
This genomic window contains:
- the blzf1 gene encoding golgin-45, which translates into the protein MSADIMKDPSVVFIRGPGDGMETAKPAPSLEMSVETLPLKISLPRQCPRTALVSPGVLHLGKVSRDSCTEVEAVRIIVPRAAIVRSARAGAHADSKTDERGSGSPHHGEDRPPSPSSEPQDFKSVVEKLQNSERRLLQDKEGLSNQLRVQTEVNRELKKLLVASVGDDLQYHFERMSREKNQLILENEVLGRNLAHTAEQLERMSIQCDVWRSKFLASRVMAEELTNARAALQRQTREAQTAIQDLLREREEFSRDMMHTHRSLEQLLVSLQWGRQQTYYPSAQPLSTGELAAANHKLADAINSHLLGNISKSGASVKSGSASELCNTPAEKMAEKVLRILDPISCPDTADDSGTSDSSASPFLPNKKSIGRFHPYTRYENITFNCCERCTGELIVL